One genomic segment of Chitinophaga sancti includes these proteins:
- a CDS encoding multicopper oxidase domain-containing protein → MRNLLSILLLSLCCTAAFAQRTVRYDLYIAHGHMHNEMTINGGSPGPVLEFTEGDTALIYVHNQMGMETSVHWHGILLPNRYDGVSYLTTAPIKAGETHEYKFPIIQNGTYWYHSHTMLQEQSGLYGAIVIHKKNEQPQKEYTMLLSDYTRMNPHTVDRYLHNASDWFSVKKNSVQSYGEAIKAGKFGTKVTNEWKRMLAMDVSDVYYNHFMTNGKMTDTLLQYKGGDKVKLRVVNGSSSTYFWLTYSGGKITVVANDGKDVEPVEVDRLIVGVAETYDVVVTIPDDMQYEFLATSEDRTNSTSVLLGSGMAMPAERLPRLRYFEGMKMMNGMMKMNGDMDDMGMNMSSQQMDMNTVMYPELDRKKKPAGNMDHMHSDMNMHMDMNKSGMGSMSNSDDLVTLNYSMLRATEKTTLPAGPTKELHFDLTGNMNRYVWTINNKTVSESDKILIKKGENVRIILYNNTMMRHPMHLHGHFFRVLNGQGDYSPLKHTLDIMPMERDTIEFAATESGDWFFHCHILYHMMSGMGRVFSYENSPANPELPNPEKAYRKIKADDRQIHTMAEVGLESNGSDGTIQFANTRYRLQTEWRVGLNAENGYETESHFGRYLGRMQWLFPYIGWDFRYRREKQPEKNLFGQTNTRNKRGVLHAGFEYTLPMLITADASIDTDGKLRLQLSREDIPITRRLRFQFMANTDREYMAGFRYIWTNYLSLSTHYDSDMGFGAGVTLRY, encoded by the coding sequence GTGAGGAATCTATTATCTATACTTTTACTGTCGCTGTGTTGTACAGCAGCCTTTGCACAGCGAACTGTGCGATATGACCTGTATATTGCCCATGGTCACATGCACAATGAAATGACCATTAATGGTGGAAGTCCCGGTCCTGTATTGGAATTTACAGAAGGTGATACCGCCCTTATCTACGTACACAACCAGATGGGAATGGAAACATCTGTACACTGGCATGGTATTCTTTTGCCCAATAGGTACGATGGTGTATCCTATCTCACCACGGCGCCTATCAAAGCCGGAGAAACACATGAATATAAATTTCCTATTATTCAAAATGGTACTTACTGGTATCATTCACATACCATGCTCCAGGAGCAGAGTGGACTGTATGGCGCAATTGTGATTCATAAAAAGAATGAGCAGCCACAGAAAGAATATACCATGCTGCTGAGTGATTATACCCGCATGAATCCACATACGGTAGACAGATATTTGCATAATGCGTCTGACTGGTTCTCTGTAAAAAAGAATAGTGTGCAGAGTTATGGAGAGGCGATCAAAGCCGGTAAATTCGGTACCAAAGTAACGAATGAATGGAAACGCATGCTGGCGATGGATGTGAGCGATGTATATTATAATCATTTCATGACAAATGGAAAGATGACAGATACATTGCTACAATACAAAGGAGGAGATAAAGTGAAATTGCGTGTGGTGAATGGGAGTTCTTCTACTTATTTCTGGCTCACTTATTCAGGCGGAAAGATTACCGTAGTAGCAAATGATGGAAAGGATGTAGAACCTGTAGAAGTAGATCGCTTAATTGTAGGTGTAGCAGAAACATATGATGTGGTAGTAACGATTCCTGATGATATGCAGTATGAATTTCTCGCAACTTCTGAAGATAGAACGAACAGTACTTCTGTGCTGTTAGGAAGTGGCATGGCCATGCCCGCAGAGCGCTTGCCACGATTAAGATATTTTGAAGGAATGAAGATGATGAATGGCATGATGAAGATGAATGGAGATATGGATGATATGGGGATGAATATGTCATCACAGCAGATGGATATGAATACAGTGATGTATCCTGAACTGGATCGAAAAAAGAAACCTGCCGGCAACATGGACCACATGCATTCGGATATGAATATGCATATGGACATGAATAAGAGCGGCATGGGCAGTATGAGCAATAGCGATGATCTGGTCACCCTCAATTACAGCATGCTTCGTGCTACCGAAAAAACAACCCTGCCCGCAGGTCCCACAAAAGAACTCCATTTCGACCTTACCGGCAACATGAACCGCTACGTATGGACAATCAATAACAAAACCGTTTCCGAATCAGATAAGATCCTCATTAAAAAAGGAGAAAACGTTCGCATCATTTTATACAACAATACCATGATGCGCCATCCCATGCACCTACACGGTCACTTCTTCCGTGTACTGAATGGTCAGGGCGATTACTCGCCCCTAAAGCACACCCTTGATATTATGCCAATGGAAAGAGATACCATCGAATTTGCCGCCACAGAAAGCGGTGACTGGTTCTTCCATTGCCACATCTTATACCACATGATGAGCGGCATGGGCCGTGTATTCAGTTACGAAAATTCACCTGCCAATCCTGAACTCCCAAATCCTGAAAAGGCATACCGGAAAATAAAAGCTGATGACAGGCAAATTCATACGATGGCAGAAGTTGGGTTAGAAAGCAATGGCAGCGATGGTACCATACAATTTGCCAATACCCGTTACCGTTTACAAACTGAATGGAGAGTCGGCCTCAATGCAGAAAACGGCTATGAAACAGAAAGCCATTTTGGCCGCTACCTCGGCCGCATGCAATGGCTATTCCCCTATATCGGCTGGGATTTCCGCTACCGCCGTGAAAAGCAACCAGAAAAAAACTTATTCGGCCAGACCAATACCCGCAATAAACGCGGTGTACTGCATGCAGGTTTTGAATATACGCTACCCATGCTGATTACCGCGGATGCCTCCATCGATACCGATGGCAAACTCAGACTGCAACTAAGCCGTGAAGATATTCCCATTACCAGACGCCTTCGATTCCAGTTCATGGCAAATACTGATCGTGAATACATGGCCGGCTTCCGGTATATCTGGACAAATTACTTGTCTTTATCTACTCACTACGACAGTGACATGGGTTTTGGTGCAGGTGTCACGCTCAGATATTAA
- a CDS encoding LytR/AlgR family response regulator transcription factor, giving the protein MMKAIAIDDEPPALQVIETYCNKIDIISLEQVFTSTAAALKYLEEHVIDVLFIDIRMPNVSGMDFYKSLPRKMVVVFTTAYSEYAIEGFNARAADFLLKPFQYDRFLQAVDKAAMQVAILQQTGIL; this is encoded by the coding sequence ATGATGAAAGCAATAGCGATAGACGATGAACCACCTGCATTACAGGTTATTGAAACATATTGTAATAAAATAGATATTATAAGCCTGGAACAAGTATTTACCAGTACGGCAGCAGCATTAAAATATCTGGAAGAGCACGTGATAGACGTATTGTTCATTGATATCCGAATGCCAAACGTATCAGGAATGGACTTTTATAAATCATTACCCCGCAAAATGGTAGTTGTGTTTACGACTGCTTACAGCGAATATGCGATCGAAGGATTCAATGCCAGGGCAGCCGATTTTCTCTTAAAACCATTTCAGTATGACCGTTTTCTGCAGGCCGTAGACAAGGCAGCCATGCAGGTAGCTATTTTGCAGCAAACAGGGATACTTTAG
- a CDS encoding sensor histidine kinase, with protein sequence MAFLFVPLLLSPRPPEETQYISRPDIRDLIGNALMLLVFYLNYYWLIPVIYFKRRYALYLTGIVLAFIMIGVLPSLLTGHIPWQPSPVPPMRMPDANGMGPMSNGRSFPVQISHHIFLFAIVILTSVLLRIRHRWFLVETARYNDELMHLKGQISPHFLFNTLNSIYSLVLSKDDAAPDAIIELSELMRYVLRDANQHKVPLEREIKYITSYISLQQARLGNTAPIHSQVQVGTNDLQIAPLILISFIENAFKHGVNPDAPSDINIIIQLTAQQLVLHVTNRKVSKRQVDGEGIGMENTIKRLQLLYPSRHQLNITENEDEFSVQLSMDLA encoded by the coding sequence ATGGCATTTTTGTTCGTACCCCTGTTACTTTCTCCCAGGCCGCCTGAGGAAACGCAATACATTTCCCGTCCTGATATCAGGGACCTGATCGGTAATGCACTCATGCTGCTTGTATTTTATCTCAATTATTACTGGCTGATCCCCGTCATATATTTTAAGCGGAGGTATGCATTATATTTGACGGGGATTGTGCTGGCATTCATTATGATTGGTGTACTGCCTTCCCTGCTTACGGGGCATATTCCCTGGCAGCCTTCGCCTGTACCACCGATGCGAATGCCGGATGCGAATGGGATGGGACCTATGTCGAACGGAAGAAGTTTTCCTGTGCAGATCAGTCATCATATATTCCTCTTCGCCATCGTCATACTTACATCAGTCTTACTGCGTATCAGACACCGCTGGTTTCTGGTAGAGACAGCCCGGTACAATGATGAGCTGATGCATTTGAAAGGACAGATCAGCCCGCACTTTTTATTCAATACCCTGAATAGTATTTATTCCCTGGTATTGAGCAAGGACGATGCCGCACCGGATGCAATTATAGAGTTATCAGAACTGATGCGCTATGTGCTCAGAGATGCCAATCAACACAAGGTACCACTGGAACGGGAGATCAAGTACATTACCAGTTATATCTCACTACAACAGGCCAGACTGGGAAATACAGCACCCATTCATAGCCAGGTACAGGTAGGTACAAATGACTTGCAGATAGCACCGCTGATCCTGATTTCCTTCATAGAAAATGCATTTAAGCATGGTGTAAATCCGGATGCACCATCAGATATAAATATCATTATTCAGTTAACAGCACAACAACTGGTCCTTCATGTGACCAATAGAAAAGTGAGCAAAAGACAGGTAGACGGGGAGGGGATAGGTATGGAGAACACCATCAAAAGGTTACAATTACTATACCCCTCCCGGCATCAGTTAAATATAACAGAGAATGAAGACGAATTTTCTGTACAACTTTCAATGGACCTGGCATGA